aaattcaatacttaatattttaattcttgtttttcaacacttaattttttattttatcaatcaACGTCTAAATTAAAAGTTTCGATAGGTTTAAAATTTAAGTAACTTTTACAACAATAAATTTAACATTCCATAATTAAGTGAAagcaattaaatatttttattcttcTCTCAAACCTTGATTTTTTACcaaaatgttataaaataattatttatttaaacaatataagtttagaattatttttcaaaatatgatgaaatgtataatattttagtaaattCAACATTAAATTGTCACCatttatgtggatttgaaaatctGTAGATAATTTTGGTCTTAAATAATCATCAATAGTAGTTATTTAGAATTCTGAAAGGACATGTTAGACATAAGGATGACAAGGTAGAGAATCACTTATGGAATTGGATATAGAAAAAATATAAAGATCCAAATTACTCATTTAGaaccattttatttttataatattttagtaaaagAGCCTTCAAATCTTATACCCTTTTCTTTTGAACCTGATTGAATTAATTTTCACTATGAAATAAatcaattttatcattatattattaaaaagaatcaaataaaacTAAAGTGGAAAGTTAATATTCACTCAATAAAAatatatcatttattattttacataatatttttaaaattttcatggtttatttgaaattgaaatgtaattgaaaaaataaattttaagataTTCTTTAAATAGTAAATGTTAACTCTACTACGATTTGGACTTATTTGAATCCTTTTAATTGTATATGGACTATATTGATTCATTTAataatagagggactaaattgatccgGCCATATAATACAGGGATGTCCCAAGTACTttaacctttttattttcttttctctgtcCGTCCTTTTTCGCCCTTAGTTCTGTCCTTCAAAACCCTAAACCCTCTTCATTTCTTTTCTCTACTCTTTcggttctttcttctttcttggtttttttttttcatttttttaaacaaTGTCTATTAACAACAGTAAAACAGAAGTAAAGAGGTTGTTTATAGGGGCTGGTTGCAACAGAATAGTGAACAACGTTTCATGGGGTGCTTCTGATTTGGTCTCCTTTGGTGCCCAAAACGCCGTTGTTATTTTCTGTCCCAAGGTTTCTCCTTTTACCTctctctgtttcttttctttgtttattGATCGactcttccatttttcttttcttatttattGATCAACGCTTTATCTTTGTTTTCTTATTTGTGATGTAGTCTGCTCAGATCTTGACTACACTTCCGGGTCATAAGGCAGTTGTTAATTGCACTCATTGGCTTCCAAGTAATAAGTTTGCATTCAAAGGTACAGTAAATGGTGCAAAGGTTTGATACTAAATTGTTCTTAAAAGGTTCAACCTTTTTGAGTGTTTTTAAGGTATTTGAACAATTCATTAGTGTGGTAGTGAATTTTTTCTTTCTGTTATTTGCAGCTAAACAATTAGAGCGGCATTATCTACTATCTGGAGATGCTGATGGTGTTATTATCCTATGGGAACTTTCTCTTGCTGACAATAAGGTATTCACTCTGCAATTCctctagtttttatttttattttcttagttaGGAAGCAAAATATAGTGAGTTGGTGTTGTTTTCAGatttaagttttgtttttttGAAAGAGTTTGGCATGTTTAGTTTGCTTTGGATCTTTCTGGTACTATTGCtttattttaattcttttctttttccccatTTTTACAGTGGAGGCATGTTTTACAATTGCCAAAATCACATAAGAAGGGCGTAACATGCATTACTGGATTTATGGTTTCTCAAACTGATGCAATATTTGCTACATCTTCTTCTGATGGCACCGTTTTCATATGGGATGTTGTGTTTCCAACTTCTTCTGGCTGTGAGCTAATGTTTGATGCAACTTAATTTAACCCTTTTTTGCATTTGCTGTCATTGTTAATTCAAAATCTTTTGTTTTCACCTGTTCTGTAATTTGCCGCAATTATAAAAATAGCTACTGCAAATTCCCAATGCATACACCATATTGCATTCCAATTGCTTCAGAAATTACTTGCTTTCTGTTTGTTTAAACTACTAAGAGTTTGATATTTGCGTCTATTGAGATTTTAACTTGGCTAGCTAATAAAATCTACATACTATTTCTTGTGGATGTAAGTTTACTTTTTATTATTGAGTTTGGGTTTGTGCCAGGTAGGTCTTTATTTTTTCAAGAGGTAACCCtttaaagggtttttttttttctggaAAAGAGAAAATATTTTGTCAGCTCCtttatcttttaaaaaaatttcttatGTGAAGTGTTCTCACAATGCTGCATGGTGTGGCAAAAAAGATTTAAGGATTGAAACACATTCTATGTCTAGACTGCTTGTGTCACTTGTAATCCTCTTTAGATATTGTTGTTTTAGACAATTGTTAGCTAACTGTAAGTAATATGTTCTTCTTACACCATGGATTTGTCATTTTGATTTAATGTCCTTATACGACTTTGAGAGGAATTCGGCTATTCAGGTCCGGTTCATGTATCAATTAGATGAATTGGCTTCATAAAGCTCATTTCTTAAAAACTGGAATCAATTTGTTCACTTGGTCATTTTTAAATTGATTGAGATGAGAGGAATAGAGAATGGATTGTTTGAACTTTCCATTACACTGTTTGATGTCTTGGTTCTGTTAAACAAGCATTAATTGGACAAAAGTGTCGATGTTTCAATGCAGGATGCAACAAAGCTAGAGGCAGTTTTTGTAGAACTCCTTCAATTTTAATCTGATTTTAGCATGTTTTGATGACTATCTGTGTTTAATTTGTCATTTAGGTTTATAACTTTTTTGTTAATCAACCATTTGCTATCCTCTTCCAAGAATTATTATTGAACAATAGTTGATAACCACTGAAACCTTGATTGTTTTTTCTTTTAGGTGAATGTAAATTATCATGTCTGGAAACTCTAGTTGTTGGCTCAAGACCAATGGTAACACTTTCACTTGTGCAACTGCCTGGAAATACGGGGCTTATAGCCCTGGCAATGGGAGGATTGGATAACAAGATTTATCTTTATTGTGGGGAGAGGACCGGAAAGGTACCAACTTCTGCTATTGATTTTAACTCAAAATGTTTTTAATTCCAAGCTGGTAGTCGTTCAACAGAAAAGCCCTTTTCCATTCTCCTTTATCTAAGGCCATTCATTCTGAAAGGTGTCAAAATACCCAATAGCACCCTTTATTTTTTAACCATGTCATTTTTGGCCCTCGAATATTTCTCTGTGGCCCATAAGtaaattttcttttcacttttaaaTTTGCATGTCCAGTTCGTACGCGCATGTGAACTAAAAGGGCATACGGATTGGATCAGGAGTTTAGACTTCTCGTTACCTATATTCAGTGGTGAAGTCGATAGTGTTCTACTTGTAAGTTCATCTCAGGACAAAGGTATACGCATATGGAAGTTGACTCTCCGAGGTTCTCTAGCCAATATAGAGGGTACATATAAAAGAGGTGAAATAGGTCTGGCATCTTACATTGAAGGTCCTGTTTTTGTCGCTGGCTCATtctcttaccaaatatctttggAATCTCTTCTGATTGGACATGAGGATTGGGTATATTCGGTACAGTGGCAACCACCTTCACTGGCAGCTGAGGAAGATATTGGCTTCTATCAACCCCAAAGCATTTTGTCTGCATCAATGGATAAGACTATGATGATCTGGCAACCTGAGAGGAAAACTGGTATTTGGATGAATGTGGTCACTGTTGGGGAATTAAGTCATTGTGCTTTAGGCTTTTATGGTGGTCATTGGAGCCCAGATGCACGTTCTATCTTGGCACACGGGTATGGTGGCTCATTCCATATGTGGAAAAATATTGGTGTTAGCTCAGATAATTGGCAACCACAGAAAGTACCTTCTGGGCATTTTGCAGCAGTGACAGATATTGCTTGGGCAAGGTGTGGTGAGTACCTGCTGTCAGTAAGTCATGATCAGGTGAGATGTCACCCATTTTTAAGAAATAGTTTATGAActttttaatcatttaattttataaactttattGACAATTTATGGACATAAACAATCAATTGAAATATTGGGTCCCTTttgtaattaatttattttaaagacGAGATGTTGATATCAATAGAATTAATTTACATTCCtttgaatttttcatgaaattaaatGGCAGTATTGATGTTGTAATTTCTTGTTGCAGACAACTCGTATTTTTGCTTCATGGCACAATCGAGATCCTCAGAGTGATGGGGACTCCTGGAATGAAATTGCCCGACCTCAAGTACATGGGCATGATATTAATTGTGCAACTGTCATTCAAGGAAAAGGGAACCATCGTTTTGTCAGTGGAGCAGAGGAGAAAGTTGCCAGAGTGTTTGAAGCCCCTTTATCCTTCTTAAAGACACTGCATTATGCTACGTCAGAACAGTCAAGTTTTCCTGAAGATGGCCAAGCAGATGTTCAGGTCTTGGGTGCCAATATGTCTGCTCTTGGTCTATCACAGAAACCTATATATGTAAATGGTTAGTCTCATAAATCATACGTGCATTCCAACAGAGATATCATGTACCCTTTTTGTCTGATTTAACATAATTTTACTTTTTTGATAAATAAATGATTTAGATTTTATAGAGGTTTCTTTTATAAAGAAAAAAACCTTGCGAGTATACAGCTAGTTATCTAGTTTGGATATCCTATGTGCCATTTTAGATGCTTGTGCCTTGAGAAACTTGTAGATGCAGACTAACCTGTCCTTGCCAAGCTGTCTGTGGACAGAGCAGTTGAATCTGATTTTCACATTGAACAACTGCCTGTGAgcacaattattttgcaacattaATGCTCTTCTTATCACTCTTGTTGTGTTTccttttgatggtgaaatttctTGCTAATTGTAATGACCTAAGTTTATCTCCATTAGTTTATGTGCATGAACTTGTATAAGCAAATTATTTGACAGTAACGTTTTCCCTTTCAGCAACTCATGAGATCCAAGAGAATCTTGGAAATGATGGTCTTGACACTCTTGAATCTGTTCCTGATGCTGTTCCAGTCGCTTTAACTGAACCTCCTATTGAGGATCAACTTGCATGGCATACACTATGGCCAGAATCACACAAACTCTATGGACATGGAAATGAACTGTTTTCCTTATGCTGTGATCATGAGGGAAAGCTTGTTGCTTCATCATGTAAGGTACATGTCTTTCTTTCCGTTTGGGTCACTAGaaatttaattttgatgaatttggtaGGGTGGATTGTGTTTTGATGTAATCTTGCTTCcatttatgttttgaattaaccTCTCTTTTCACGTTGATTGTTAAACCACAATGTGGGTGCTTTCTATCATGTCTTGTTTTGGGACATTGTTATGAAAAGTTCACTTTGGGGAAAACTCTGAGAAGCTGGCAGTTATTTCTTGATGATAAGGTTGTATAGGGTGGATCTTGTTAGTCATTGGGGAAAGAAATTTTTGGAGGAATAATAAAATAGGGTGgtcttacaaaaataattagtaaTAGCCACCATGGAGAGAAATAGTTATTGATATGGATATGTCAATATGTAAAATTGGTAAAAAGAAAATAGTTTTTCTCCCCATATTTAGTCTAAAATATATGCATGTTTGTAGAAGTCCAAAGCCCCTAAATTCACTGATTTTGGACAAGGGACCATATAATGGAAAATACTGTGTGCAGTTCAAAATTGAGAAGATTAATTTTACTAATGTGCATCTAGTTTTTTAAGTTCATTCGATACAATTTTCGTATTGCTCTATTGATGTTTATTGTTATTAACCTTTAGTTTGAGTGCTCGAGTAATTTGGTTGAGGATTTAGAGTTCTTTTGCTTGAGTAAGTTGGTTGAGGCTTTAGGGTTCCTTCAAAAGATACTGTCGTCTTTAGGATGAACTAAATACAATATTTTATACACAATTAACGTTGTTTCTTATGGTCACTGATGTATATATACTATAAAGTAATTGTGTATATTTTTATCATTAAATTTATACATAGTCTTGTTTGTACAAGTAAAAATCGCATGTCATAGACTCATAGTTATCTTTTTCCCATTGAACATTGGGGTCATAAAAGTAATTGTTGCTTCCTTTTTCTATTAAATTATCTGTGGTTAATGGTACAAGTAATATATACCGGCTGCATCTTGCAATttccccaatttttttttttaatgagaaACTAATTGGAAACATCTTAGTAGTAAGTTCTGGAATCTCTAAAAACAACATGCATATGAAATTTAGGAGGTTAGTTTGGTATGTTGGAGGTGTAAATGTTCTTGAAACAAGAATGCTATATGACATTGCTTTAGCAGTGCTGAAGTGATAAACCGTTAAATTTAAGTCCTTTTTTCAATTGGTTCTTATACTACGCCTGCAGGCCCAATCAGCAACAGTAGCAGAAATATGGTTATGGCAAGTGGGTTCATGGAAAGCTGTTGGTCGCTTGCAGTCTCACAGCTTAACAGTCACGCAGATGGAGTTCTCTCATGATGACAACCTTCTTTTGGCAGTCTCAAGGGATCGCCAGTTCTCCATTTTCAAAATCAATAGAGCAGGTACTCAGGAATCTACTAATTGTGTTATAATACTGTTTCATTTAAGTACTTGATCTAGTTGGTCTAATTTCGAAAGAAGTCCATGTAAGTATATTTGTTGTCTTGTAAAAGGCAACTGTTGCTAAAGTTGTCCCAGAAATGACTTCTTTAGCTTGTTTACTTTTCGAGCAAACTAATCACTAAATGGGGAGGCAGGAGAAAACTGTTAACCTACATCTTTTTGCATACTTTCGGGGAATTAGAAATTTAAGGCAGAAGGTTTTTGCATTGATTGAATTCCTCGATCATGTTCATATCTGGTTAAATTTTGAGATTAAATCATCTCGTTTCTATCCGTAGGCAATGATGAAATTGATTACAAGCTTGTAGCTCGGCAGGAGGCTCATAAAAGAATAATATGGGCATGTTCGTGGAACCCTTTTGGTCATGAATTTGTGACAGGTTCTAGGGACAAGACAGTGAAGATCTGGGGTGTGGAGAAAACATCTTCGGTTAAGCCACTTTTAACTTTACCGCAGTTCGACAGTAGTGTCACTGCCCTGTCTTGGGTTGGTCTTGACCGACAAAGAAATGATGGGCTTCTTGCAGTGGGAATGGAGAGTGGACTCCTTCAAATTTGGAGCCTTCATGTTGAAAGAAGTGATGATAGCATTCCAACACCAGGTGTGGCCACTGCTCAGATCATACGGCTTGATCCTTTCATGTGTCATGTTTCTGCAGTTAACCGTTTGGCGTGGAAGAACCCTGAGAACAATGAAAATAGCGCAAACCTGCAGCTTGCTTCTTGCGGAGCTGATCATTGTGTGAGGTTGTATGAGGTAATCGTTCACTAATCTGATTAACTACGGTGTACCATAACCATTTTTTTCCCCTCAAATAAAATACAACTCGTTTTCCTTGGATTTCATTTACTATAATTCCATTCATAGTCACCCATTTGGGGGGACAACGCATTGTCTTTTGGGTGGAGTGAAATGTATACGCGGATTAACCTTTCAGAACGTGTAATTGTATGTagtcttgaaaaaaaaaaacaaaaaaacaaaatagGAAGTCTAGTCTACGAAGCAAAAATAGGAACTTTCTTGCTAGACTTTCCCTTTTAAAGTACATGTAATCTTATGATAAAAACCAACAAATCTTCTACTACCGTTTTGagtcttggattttcttttgggTAGCTTTTACTTTATGGACCCAAAGGTTGGGATGAATACAAGTACACTCAAAGCTAGCTTTGGAACATGGCAGAAGGATTGACAACAATTTTACTAATTTTAGACTGGTTAAAACTGGGAACAGACGCATTCCATGATCATGACCTTGGCCCAGATAACATGGAAGGTAAAACTGTTGTAGCAAAACTCTCCCCAACTTCTGGTGTTAATTCATTTAGTAAATCTTCATCCATATCAATTACAACATCAACTGAACCCTCAAAAAGCTTCACAACCGCGGACATGGAAGGCCTCCTGGCAGAATCAGTTTGTAAGCACCACGCAGCAACCTTCATCATTTCTACGACTTCAACGCGTTTGATTGCATATCATTGCTGCACTTATCAACTAAATCCAAGAGTTGTCCTTCCTCTTGCTTTCTTCCAAAAAGTTTCAATAAATGCCTATCTTCTTCTTGTTGAGATCCATCGATGTTTCGCCGCCCGCACAGAACTTCTAGGACTATAATACCCAAGCTATAGACATCTACTTTCTCAGTTATGACTAAACTTTAACCATTCAGGAGCCATATAACCTGGGGTTCCCCTCATACTTGTAACAGCTTGACTTTGATCTTTTTCAATTAGCTTAGATAACCCAAAATCTGAAACTTTAGCATTGAAATTCTCATCTAAAAGGATATTTTGAGGTTTTATATCTAAGTGAATTATCTTTCGGTTGCAGTCTTCATGAAGATGAGCAAGTCCTTTGGCTATATCTAAAATGATCTTCTAACTTGCCAATCAAGTGAAAGATCCTGGTTTTTATTAAAGATCCATCGGTCTAATGATCCATTAGCCATGTACTCGTAAACTAAAAGCCTATTGAACTTTTCAGCACAAAATCCAACCAAACTTACCAGATTGAAATGGTGTATGCTTCCAATCGTCTGAACTTCAGCTACGAAGGACTTGTTAACTGGACCAATGCCAAAAAGATGTTTCACTGCAACTTGAGAACCCGAAGGCAGTGTTCCTTGAGATACAGAC
The Gossypium arboreum isolate Shixiya-1 chromosome 10, ASM2569848v2, whole genome shotgun sequence genome window above contains:
- the LOC108489426 gene encoding elongator complex protein 2; this encodes MSINNSKTEVKRLFIGAGCNRIVNNVSWGASDLVSFGAQNAVVIFCPKSAQILTTLPGHKAVVNCTHWLPSNKFAFKAKQLERHYLLSGDADGVIILWELSLADNKWRHVLQLPKSHKKGVTCITGFMVSQTDAIFATSSSDGTVFIWDVVFPTSSGCECKLSCLETLVVGSRPMVTLSLVQLPGNTGLIALAMGGLDNKIYLYCGERTGKFVRACELKGHTDWIRSLDFSLPIFSGEVDSVLLVSSSQDKGIRIWKLTLRGSLANIEGTYKRGEIGLASYIEGPVFVAGSFSYQISLESLLIGHEDWVYSVQWQPPSLAAEEDIGFYQPQSILSASMDKTMMIWQPERKTGIWMNVVTVGELSHCALGFYGGHWSPDARSILAHGYGGSFHMWKNIGVSSDNWQPQKVPSGHFAAVTDIAWARCGEYLLSVSHDQTTRIFASWHNRDPQSDGDSWNEIARPQVHGHDINCATVIQGKGNHRFVSGAEEKVARVFEAPLSFLKTLHYATSEQSSFPEDGQADVQVLGANMSALGLSQKPIYVNATHEIQENLGNDGLDTLESVPDAVPVALTEPPIEDQLAWHTLWPESHKLYGHGNELFSLCCDHEGKLVASSCKAQSATVAEIWLWQVGSWKAVGRLQSHSLTVTQMEFSHDDNLLLAVSRDRQFSIFKINRAGNDEIDYKLVARQEAHKRIIWACSWNPFGHEFVTGSRDKTVKIWGVEKTSSVKPLLTLPQFDSSVTALSWVGLDRQRNDGLLAVGMESGLLQIWSLHVERSDDSIPTPGVATAQIIRLDPFMCHVSAVNRLAWKNPENNENSANLQLASCGADHCVRLYEVIVH